A stretch of DNA from Cottoperca gobio unplaced genomic scaffold, fCotGob3.1 fCotGob3_389arrow_ctg1, whole genome shotgun sequence:
CGTTGTTTTACGTTGTTTTAAGCAGTTTTACGTTATTTCACGTTGTTTTACACCGCTCGGTCTCCGAAAATCTTGCAAGACATTTTCCAAACATGCTTTTTTTGGAAAACTTGACATATTAACATATTGAAACTTAGtgaattaaataatttatttattaaaacttaATGCACTTCTGGCACTTTAACTTATTTTGATAAACTGACCACACATTGGGAAAATTATTAATTTCTTGCctgaaaacatattaaaacttattttaaaatattatcactttatttgacttttttacTCCAAATGTTAATAACTTCTTTCTTGAATTATTGTGACTATTTTACTCATCCAATGCAacagtgtatgtgggattgacagaaaataaagtactgtctgtgtgagtgtgagtttgtgtgtgtgtgtgtgtgtgtgtgtgtgtgtgtgtgtgtgtgtgtcgcgcAGTGCAACAATGAGGCTCATTGATGAGTTTTAACAGCAGAATTAaactttatgtttgtttgtttgcaggtGAAGCACAACGACCTCATGCAGGAGATGAACCACCCGACGGCAGGACACATCACTGTACCCGGTcagcaaccacacacacacacacacacacacacacacacacacacacacacacacacacacacacacacacagttgtccTCTCTCTAACCCTTAACTTTCTGTTTTTGACACCAAcatgttaaattacattttcctaGAAGTGCTGTATGTCTGTGCGTTGGGACACTGTTATTAATGttctgctgacacacacacacacacacacacacacacacacacacatacacacgccaCGGGGAAGTTCTTGTTATGAATTTCCATGCAGACAAACCAATGTTTCTCATTAAAACTACCAAATCCTATGctgcagccaaacacacacatgttgctaATGGGGTGGAAatagaagcacacacacacagacacacacagacagacagacagacagacagacacacacacatgatctcATCCCCGGGGACTGCCCTGCTCAGTTGGTTTGATGGATCTCGGTGTGTTTCCACGAAGAGGAAGCTGTTTCTCCACCACCATGTATTAACAGTGTAATctgtcatctgtgtgtgtgtgcgtgtgtgtgtgtgtgtgtgtgtgtcgcagcAGGAAGACATTCATAATGAGCAGAGGCAGGTGGTGTGTATTGCGTTTGGACTTTCTGAACACATGAAGACTTTGACCGTGTTTGTCTCCAGTGTCGTTGACCGCTGACATAGAAAGTCAGAAATAATCTGATGAGGAAGTTAAACAACACAATGATGGAGATCAACAGTTTCAGTAGATCTGAAAAGTTACTTATGCCACATAATCCATAATTCCATCCCCTGCATTTTCCTCTAACACTCACCGAGCAGCTGGCGTTAAAACCAACGCAGCTCCGCCCCCGTTGCTCGGATCGCGGCCGTCTTTGATCTCAACCTTCATGTGTATCTCGACTACACACCTGTGAAGTTTCGTGACTGCATTTTGCTCGGATGTGAAGCTATCGCGGTGACAAAGTCTTTCTGCAAGGTGCTGTGACGGCTGGTAATGAAGCCAGTTAGCTCGGCGCTAACGGAACAATAACATCTGAATTAGTACGATGTCCTGCTGTCTCctaactgtgtgcatgtgtgtgtgacgctaaagttaaatatattacaaacaacttaaataatcaataatcagTATAACATTGgcaataaatcattaaaaaaaaaatactgtcaTAGTTTGCACTTAATAATactgaaatgtaaatacatataacatagaattgtatatatatataaatatatatttatttatataaatatatatttatatatatattaatatatattaattgttatatatatatgaataaataaatatttatttatatatataaatatatatttatttatttatataaatatatatatatatatattgaatatatatttatttatataaatatatatttatataaataaataaatatatataaacaacaatatttgattgttttcttctctAAACAAATGAAAACGTTGCTAAAGTCTCTGTTCAGAGTTGTAGGTCTTTTAATAGTGAGAAAAGTCAATGAGCATTACATCATCCTGCCCTGacagcctacacacacacacacacacacacacacacacacacacacacacactgtgagacACACAATTGTTGAGTCCATTGAAGGGGAAAACATGTTGCTAATGGGGTGAAAatagaagcacacacacacacacacacacacacacacacacacacacacacacacacacacacacacacacacacacacacacacacacacacactgactgtgagAGTTCAGCTCATTAGTGCTGAATCTAAAAAAACAGATGATTGTTGTTAGTTTCTGAAAATAAACTGTTTGTTCCCTCAGTCTGACTGCTCCTTCCTTcattctttccttctctcttcattatttccttcctcccttccttcttccttcttccttccttcttccttcttcccttccttacttccttcttttgtttcattgtttccttctctcttcattatttccttccttcctccatcCATCTTCCCTTCCTGCTTTCAttcttttgtttccttcttcccttctttccttccttccttccttccttcttttgtttccttgtttccttctctcttcatcatttccttccttcctcccttccttcttcccttccttccttccttccttccttctttccttccttccttccttccttccttccttccttccttccttccttccttcttccttctctcttcattattttgttccttccttcttccttaaaaataataaagaggtCAGTGACGTCTTCATCACGGCATcctttcatcatcatcttcatctcctctgtgtgtctttaatgAGTCCCTCTGGCTCCATGTTACATCTATGttttatgaacacacacacacacacacacacatgcttacacACTCGCTCATAAAAGGAGGGAGATCATCAAACTGTCGGAGTGTCATTTGGTGAAGTAGTGAATAAAGTTTTACACACATGTTGTAATGCTTTATATTAAACCACGAATGTAAAGTATTAAAACGCTGCTCACACGTCGATACATGGACCTCCAACACGGCCgcggtgcgttcaggtgctcctTTGAAAGTCTCCTGTGAGCTTTAAGTCGTGAAgtggaaacaacattttattgctcagagcgtttaaacaacacgttaaTATCCGTTTCATTTTCCAAGTCAGGAAATCCAATTATTCCGACACCGCATGAATGCAGTACAAATATCcgatctcgcaatgttaacgaaagtgaaaaagAATGACTCGTTCCTGCCCCGCGATATAAACGCAGGAATAACGAGTGTTATACACGGAAAAACTTTATTCTCCACATTTCgactttattcttgaaatgcaaAGTAAAGAAAACGTTTCCCTGATAGTTGATTTGAACGTGAGAGTCAAGAGAACACGTCTGCGCTAACGCCAACACTAACGCCAATGCTAATACCAACACCAACGCTAACGCCAACGCTAACACTAATGCTAACACCAACGCTAATGCCAACACCAACGCTAACACCAACGCTAATGCCAACACTAACACCAACGCTAACGCCAACACCAATGCTAACGCCAACGCTAACACTAACGCCAACACCAATGCTAACGGCAACGCTAACACTAATGCCAACACCTACGCTAACACCAATGCTAATGCCAACACCAACGCTAACACTAACGCCAACGCTAACACCAATGCTAACGCCAACACTAACACCAACGCcaacactaacaccaacactaacGCCAACACCAACGCTAACACCAACGCTAATGCCAACACTAACACTAACGCCAACACCAATGCCAACGCCAACACTAATGCCAACACTAACGCTAACACCAATGCTAACACCAATGCTAACGccaacactaacactaacaccaacTTCAACACTAACGCCAACACTAACGCTAATGCCAACGCCAACGCTAACACCAATGCTAACGCcaacactaacaccaacactaacGCCAACGCTAACACTAATGCCAACGCTAACGTCTCTGTTGTTTGTCTTCAGGGCCGGCGGTTCGTTTCAGCAGCTTCACCCCCGAAGAGCCGACGCCCCCTCCTCTGATTGGCCAGCACACCGTGCAGGTGCTGCGAGACAACTTGTCCTAcagtgatgatgtcatcaaagCGCTGCTGCTGTCCGGGGCGGTGGCACAGAACCAAGTgtcctgattggctgagagagagggtaaaacaataacagtttTATGAAAGAGTCAAAATGAGATTAATATCAACGAGGTGTTTTATtacacagacattttattattctgcaGACAGCGCGATGCAAaacaataatgtatattttttattgtattgttagtATTATGTGCAGTTTACACTCAACTGAAGTTCAGAGTTTAAATCTTCATCTGGATCTTTTGACTCTTTTGACTCGTGAACTGTTTTAAgataataaaggatttctgattctgatacaACTTCTGATTGTTTTGCACGTCACTGattgtaaaaaactaaattgcaTTTATTGATTATTGCACTCTGGAAATAAACTGCTTTTcaataatacaacataaatgttttattcaggtAAAGATATGAAATAGTTTGAGCTGATCTTCCATCACACTGATAACTAATTGAAAAAATCCcactgatgattattttaattttattaatcttcaatcatgtttttaaatatgattttcactataattataataataataattatcactatagtatatatagggataattatatatagtatataattatatgagtataatataattatattatactcatataattatattatactcATTATATTATActcatataattatattatacttatataatgatattatactcatataattatattatactcatataatgatattatactcatataattatattatactcatataattatattatactcATTATATTATActcatataattatattatactcatataatcatataattatattatactcatataattatattatacttatataattataacacacacacacacacacacacacacacacacacacatacacacacacatacacacacacacacacacacacattaacacacacactcacacacacacattaacacactcacacacattaacacacacacacacacacacacacacacacacacacacacacacacacacacacacacacacacacacacacacacacacacacacacacacacacttcattttaCACAAAGTACGGAAGCCCAGAGAGGCCAGAGAGAAGAATAACGATACAATAAAAATCACAGATAAAACCAGCTAAGAATAAAAAGCAGTGAATGTCCTGATAGAACTTCATCATGTTGctctgaattaaaataaaagaaactttATTGACACATGGATAACCAAATGTGAACAATGACCTCATTTAAAATCATCATGTGACTCTTTTTTCATCTGTTCTCAAGTCTTAAACACTTTGATGAATATTGATGAGCTTTAAACGACCGTCTGCAGGGACGCTGCAGGTGAAGTGGAAACTGCCTGTTGAGGGAAGGATTCTTGTACTTCTCTGCAAACATCGTTCTGGGAAGTATTGGCTGCAGCTCCGCTTGTTTATGACGTTATTAATCCCCGATCATTGGTGAAAACATGGCGACGCATCAGAACAACTAAAGAAAGTGTCGGGGCTTCTCGTAGGAGACGCAGGTTGACAGTTTGATTAATTGCGAATGAATCCTCTGGTAGAATCGGACCAGTTGGATCAACACGATGCTTTCGGGATTCGAAGAAATGTCACGCATATGGACGTCGGGGAAGACACAGACTGACGTGGAGCTGCGGGGGGGGGCTCAGGTGTGATTCATTGCACCACAACTGTGCTGCAGGATCAGGTGTCTGTTCTGCTcaggaaaataaacacacagcgtCTCCCGCATTCAGGAAATCATAAATTCTGCTACGAGAGGAATCTTAAAACTGCAGGGAAGGAGATCTTCCTCCTGACCTGAAGGGACAGTCTGTAATGAGCTGAGCGCTGCAGACAGGAAGCTGAGCGATGAGCTGCTGTGCTCCTATAAGTTGAAGTGTTATATTTAGAACATCAGCTTCACTGTGCTGTCAGACacgtctctgctctctgaggagCTGCAACACTTCTCTGTTCTGACACATTTCACAGGTTTTTCTGACATATTTTTTCTCTCATATTCTTGTGTTGTGTGACTTTAGTGTTTTAAAGGTTTAGTTCAGATTCAAgtcacacagcaacacactctCTGGAGGAGGTTAAATGACCCTTGTTGTCGATGGAGTctggtgtgtgtgaagagagcACAACAGATTCTGCTCCTCAGAAATGAACAAAGTTACATTTTCTGCAGACCGTTCAGATCTTTGGTCCTTGAAGACTCACGTCACGTCTTCTGTATCTTTTCACGACATCTCGAGGATCTTCGGGACTTGTGACGATGAGTTAATATCCAACGCTGGTGTGCTCACCAAAGAATGTGATTGGACAAATATATCGGCGATCAGCTGGTAAAATGCTTTTTACCGGCTGATCGCCGATATATTTGTCCAATCacattctgcagaataatatattattatattataattattgacgCATTAAAGCCTCTATCACTTcattgttgcagctggtgaagtaagtgaagctgtcagataaatatgGTGCAGCAAAGATCTGCAGTAAAGTAGCAGAGATTGTGTGGACAGATTTCACTAAAACCGTGGGAAaagtgaatggagtttggtggaaAATACCGGTTTTATTGGATCCAATAGGCTCAGACTGAAGAagctgacccccccccccccctgttcttGTCATGCTCGGCCGCCCAGTTGGCTGCCTCTGTGTTgaactcagtgtgtgtgagagaaattCGGATGTACGTAACTCACCAGCTCTTTAAGTGTCCCTTATTCCCCGAcatctggagtgtgtgtgtgtgtgtgtgtgtgtgtgtgtgtgtgtgtgtgtgtgtgtgtgtgcaggaaactAAAGGCCTAATGTTGAACGCAGACACAGTTATATGAGAGACTAACATAACGTAACACTGACACTGAGGTCACAGTCTGACTCCACCTCAATGGAGATAAatgatacttttattttgaaggggtAGTATTATTGTGACTGTAGCAGCAGGTGTGTTCACCTGTAAAGCTGCTCAGGGCCTGAAACATAAGtatgaagtgtgttttaatCCAAACGTTTTAAACAACTTTTATTACCCACTGCCATGTTGGAGAAGTTGGCCGTCCAGAACTTTTACTACAGCGTGAAACGTCTCAGCAGGTCCAGCTCTCCAGAGCGGGAACCTTCAGATATACAACGATGTCCCAGACTGTAAATCTGCAAAGTGAGGTACACAGGCTTTATTTagagttgtttgtgtctctttgtagttttgagtctctttgtggtggttttgtgtctctttgtagttttgagtctctttgtggttgttttgagtctctttgtggtggttttgtgtctctttgtagttttgagtctctttgtggttgttttgagtctctttgtggtggttttgtgtctctttgtggttgttttttgtctctttagtggttgttttgagtctctttgtggtggttttgtgtctctttgtggttgttttgtgtctctttgtggttgttttgtgtctctttgtggtggttttgtgtctctttgtggttgttttgtgtctctttgtggttgttttttgtctctttgtggttgttttgagtctctttgtggtggttttgtgtctctttgtggttgttttgtgtctcttcgtggttgttttgagtctttttgtggttgttttgagtctctttgtggttgttttatgtctttttgtggttgttttgagtctctttgtggtggttttgtgtctttgtggttgttttgagtctctttgtggttgttttgagtctctttgtggttgttttatgtctttttgtggttgttttgagtctctttgtggtggttttgtgtctctttgtggtggttttgtgtctctttgtggttgttttgagtctctttgtggtggttttgtgtctctttgtggttgttttgagtctctttgtggttgttttgagtctctttgtggtggttttgtgtctctttgtggttgttttgagtctctttgtggttgttttgagtctcttcctggagTCCGATGCTCTTAAAGACTTTGCACAGTTCGGACACGCCTCAGAACGTTTGATCGCGGTCCCAGAGGACAAACATTGGGCTCCAGCGCCAGACTTTATCTCAGCTCCATGATGAGCGAGGATGTGACGTTCAGGGACCGACGTGTTAAACTCAACCGCCCTTTCTGATTATCGTAAATCACAAGTCATTACACTGAGAAACAATGAcgagacgcacacacagatcagtgtgtgtctgtaaattgAAGGTGACGGACGATGTACAGCTGCTTATgacggaaacacacacacacccgtatacacacatgcaggaaaacacacactcctCGGGACTCCCTCATATGACGTCCAGCGGGAGTTTCTCTGGAAACTTCTTGATGTGGGccggatggagagagagggaggtgtgcAGCAGCTGGGTTAGACATTAAAGCACCGCTGCTCTGCACACCGGTAGCCAATAAgaagacagcacacacacacacccacacacacacacacacacacacacacacacacacacacacacacacacacacacacacacacacacactgcagctacatgataaattatattagtattacatattttatatatacataaaacagtatatatatatatatatatatatatatatactgtttagaTTTATTCAGTAGTTTACTctgtatattattatgtaagaaacacattaaaaaatgacatttaaatacagttaaaaacagctaaatagaataaaaaggtataaaacacaagaataaaagttacagtgtaagaaattaattattatttgtatttttttatttaagtgagACGAGCAGTTTGtttgacaataaagttgaatcagGTGTGGAAACCAGCTGCAGGACGTTCCTGCTCACACAAGTATCTTCTTCATGTTCAGCTGATTTTGCAGATTCACAAACTTGCGTATCTGCCAGTTAGTCCCACCGGACCTGAAGCCGGGGCGGCTGAGTGTCGACCCGgtcaggaagagagaagaggaatatTGGAAAGCAGAGTTATGAGGAGCCCACCTGTTCCACACGCAGACGCAGCTTCAGCTTCTGGAAGTGAAACCTGATGCAAACTGCTTCAGTTTCTACATGAGACGCCTGAAGGCACCACGACAGCTTCATGGCGgggatttatatatatatatatatatattaatatatatatatatatatatacgatttTGTTATTTAACAACCACGTTAGCATAACAAATGTAGCGTAGCTGCTATCTGCTCACCTTCAGTAGAAATGATTAGCGTGCAGTGTGAATAATGATTCTTGCATTAATGAAAGCACTCATCAGTGGTAATAATATCTGTCTccagctgtttgttgttgtcagtTTAAGGTGACTCACTGTTGCTACAACCCCACCCTTCACTCTCCTCCATCTGCCTTCATTTAGCAGTTCAGCCcttcatttattatatatttatacttattgCTTCATTTATCTGAAGCAAAGCAACAAACACGACTTCTCGACATGTTGatgagtttgtgtgttgtttttcgTTGTGTTTGTGCCAGAAACATGAAAGTAATCGGCCACACGGTGGCGCTGTGGTTAACGTTAAAAAACACGACTTTAGAAAGGCCACGCTCCTCACATAGTAAGTCCGATGGACTCTGAACCGGTGCACATATCCAGCTCCATGTGTTCTACGAACAGAAGGTCAGTACGTCCTttgctcatttgcataatgtgaaaaacatgtttattgaaCTTTGTTCATTTTGACGATCAGCAGCAAATTTGTTaaaagttttttgttgtttttctacattaatctctttttaaaaaccaaGACTTGAACTTCAACCTGCAGCAGTTCACTTTCTCAGCACCAGGGGCAGCACAAGAAGTCACAGTTGTGAATTTAAAGTcctttaaaaacagtaaaaactaaataaaataagggTCAacataatatgttaataatatgttgataatatgttattaatagggtaataatatgttattaataGGGTAATAATAGGTTGATAATggttaatatgtt
This window harbors:
- the LOC115005897 gene encoding succinate--hydroxymethylglutarate CoA-transferase-like; its protein translation is MFVCLQVKHNDLMQEMNHPTAGHITVPGPAVRFSSFTPEEPTPPPLIGQHTVQVLRDNLSYSDDVIKALLLSGAVAQNQVS